A portion of the Suricata suricatta isolate VVHF042 chromosome 11, meerkat_22Aug2017_6uvM2_HiC, whole genome shotgun sequence genome contains these proteins:
- the ODF3 gene encoding outer dense fiber protein 3: MVEEVWVGTWRPHRPRGPIMALYSSPGPKYLIPPTTGFVKHTPTKLRAPAYSFRGAPMLLAENCSPGPHYSVNPKILRTGKDLGPAYSILGRYCTKTITTPGPGDYFPEKCTKHVFDSAPSHSISARTKTFRVDSTPGPAAYMLPAVMGPHTVGKVSQPSFSIKGRSKLGSFSDDLHKTPGPAAYRQTDMQVTKFKAPQYTMAARVEAPGDKTLKPGPGAHSPEKVTVTKPCATIITFGIKHSDYMTPLVVDVE, encoded by the exons ATGGTAGAGGAAGTATGGGTGGGCACCTGGAGGCCCCATCGCCCCCGGGGACCCATCATGGCCCTCTACAGCAGTCCAGGACCCAAGTACCTGATTCCACCCACCACTG GCTTTGTGAAGCACACACCCACCAAGCTGCGTGCACCAGCCTATAGCTTCCGTGGGGCCCCCATGCTCCTGGCAGAGAACTGCTCCCCGGGGCCCCACTACAGCGTGAACCCCAAGATACTGAGGACTGGCAAGGACCTTGGCCCTGCCTACTCCATCCTGGGGCGCTATTGCACTAAAACCATCACGACCCCTGGCCCTG GTGACTACTTTCCAGAGAAATGTACAAAACACGTGTTTGACTCAGCGCCCAGCCACTCCATTTCTGCCCGGACCAAGACCTTCCGAGTGGACAGCACCCCAG GCCCTGCCGCCTACATGCTGCCTGCGGTCATGGGGCCCCACACTGTTGGCAAGGTGTCCCAACCCTCCTTCTCCATCAAAGGCCGCAGCAAGCTGGGCAGCTTCAGTGATGACCTGCACAAG ACCCCAGGTCCTGCAGCCTACCGCCAAACTGATATGCAGGTGACGAAGTTCAAGGCTCCACAGTATACCATGGCAGCCCGGGTGGAGGCCCCAGGGGACAAGACCCTAAAGCCAGGACCAGGAGCCCACAGTCCTGAGAAG GTGACAGTGACCAAGCCCTGCGCCACCATCATCACCTTCGGCATCAAACATTCCGACTACATGACGCCCCTCGTGGTGGATGTGGAATAA
- the SCGB1C1 gene encoding secretoglobin family 1C member 1, with protein sequence MQKVWTQLRLEHCEVWGGLEWNPPVLVSSLLHHTGLATGEDNSEFFMEFLQTLLVGSPEELYEGPLGKYDVNADAKAALTELKSCIDGLQPMHKAELVKLLVQVLGSQDDA encoded by the exons ATGCAGAAGGTCTGGACACAGCTGAGGCTGGAGCACTGTGAGGTCTGGGGTGGGCTGGAATGGAATCCTCCTGTGCTGGTGTCATCTCTCCTCCACCACACAGGGCTGGCCACCGGAGAGGACAACAGTGAGTTTTTCATGGAATTCCTGCAAACATTGCTGGTGGGGTCCCCAGAGGAGCTATATGAGGGACCCCTGGGCAAGTATGATGTCAATGCAGATGCCAAGGCAGCACTGACAGAGCTCAAGTCCTGTATCGATGGCCTGCAACCTATGCACAAGGCGGAGCTGGTCAAGCTGCTG GTGCAAGTGCTGGGCAGTCAAGATGATGCATAG
- the BET1L gene encoding BET1-like protein, producing the protein MADWARAQSPAAVEEILDRENKRMADSLASKVTRLKSLALDIDRDAEDQNRYLDSMDSDFTSMTGLLTGSVKRFSTMARSGRDNRKLLCGMAAGLIVVFFILSYLLSRART; encoded by the exons ATGGCGGACTGGGCTCGGG CTCAGAGCCCCGCCGCTGTGGAGGAGATTCTAGACCGGGAGAATAAGCGGATGGCCGACAGCTTGGCTTCCAAGGTCACCAGGCTCAAATCG CTGGCCCTGGACATCGATAGGGACGCAGAAGACCAGAACCGGTACCTGGACAGCATG GACTCGGATTTCACAAGCATGACAGGCCTGCTCACAGGGAGCGTGAAGCGCTTTTCCACAATGGCGAGGTCTGGGCGAGACAACCGGAAGCTTCTGTGTGGTATGGCCGCGGGCCTGATCGTGGTCTTCTTCATCCTCTCGTATCTCCTGTCAAGGGCAAGGACATGA
- the RIC8A gene encoding synembryn-A isoform X2 has translation MEPRVVADAVETGEEDVIMEALRTYNRENSQSFTFDDAQQEDRKRLAELLVSVLERGLPSSQRVTWLQSIRILTRDRSCLDPFTSRESLHALASYAGIALEGSVPEPLDMDVVLESLKCLCNLVLSSPVAQVLAAEARLVVRLAERVGLYHKSSFPHEVQFFDLRLLFLLTALRTDARQQLFQELQGVRLLTDALELTLGMTPEMGPPELLPPQETERAMEILKVLFNITFDSIKREVDEEDAALYRHLGTILRHCVMVAAAGDRTEEFHGHTVNLLANLPLKCLDVLLTLEPREGSLEFLGVNMDVIRVLLSFLEKRLHQTHRLKESVAPVLSVLTECARVHRPARKFLKAQVLPPLRDVRTRPEVGDLLRNKLVRLMTHLDTDVKRVAAEFLFVLCSESVPRFIKYTGYGNAAGLLAARGLMAGGRPEGQYSEDEDTDTEEYKEAKASINPVTGRVEEEPPNPMEGMTEEQKEHEAMKLVNMFDKLSRHRVIQPMGMSPRGQLTSLQDAICETMEGQLSSEPDSDPD, from the exons ATGGAACCTCGGGTGGTGGCGGATGCTGTGGAGACAGGAGAGGAggatgtgattatggaggctctGCGCACGTACAACCGGGAG AACTCCCAGAGTTTCACGTTTGATGATGCCCAACAGGAGGACAGGAAG AGACTGGCAGAGCTGCTGGTCTCGGTCCTGGAGCGGGGCTTGCCATCCTCCCAACGTGTCACCTGGCTGCAGAGCATCCGCATCCTGACCAGGGACCGCAGCTGCCTAGACCCTTTCACCAGCCGCGAGAGCCTGCATGCACTTGCCTCCTATGCAGGCATCGCCTTGGAGGGGTCCGTCCCAGAGCCTCTGGACATGGACGTTGTACTCGAGTCTCTTAAGTGCCTGTGCAACCTCGTGCTCAGCAGCCCGGTGGCACAGGTGCTGGCCGCAGAAGCCCGCCTAGTGGTGAGGCTCGCAGAGCGCGTGGGGCTGTATCACAAGAGCAGCTTCCCACATGAAGTCCAGTTCTTTGACTTGCGCCTCCTCTTCCTGCTAACGGCTCTTCGCACTGATGCCCGCCAGCAGCTGTTTCAGGAGTTGCAGGGGGTGCGCCTGCTGACTGATGCCCTGGAGCTGACACTGGGAATGACCCCTGAGATGGGTCCTCCTgagctccttcctccccaggaaaCTGAGCGGGCCATGGAGATCCTCAAAGTGCTCTTCAACATCACCTTTGACTCCATCAAGAGGGAGGTGGATGAG GAAGATGCTGCCCTTTATCGGCACCTGGGGACCATTCTGCGGCACTGTGTGATGGTCGCTGCTGCTGGGGACCGCACAGAAGAGTTTCACGG CCACACAGTGAATCTCTTGGCAAATTTGCCCCTCAAGTGTCTGGATGTCCTTCTTACCCTGGAGCCACGTGAAGGTTCCCTAGAGTTCCTGGGAGTAAACATGGATGTGATTCGTGTCCTCCTCAGCTTCTTAGAAAAACGTCTGCACCAG ACGCACAGGCTGAAAGAGAGCGTGGCCCCCGTACTGAGCGTGCTGACGGAGTGTGCCCGCGTGCACCGCCCTGCAAGGAAGTTCCTGAAGGCCCAG GTGCTGCCCCCACTGCGGGACGTGAGGACCCGGCCGGAGGTCGGAGACCTGTTGAGGAACAAGCTCGTTCGCCTTATGACACACCTGGATACTGATGTGAAGAGAGTGGCAGCTGAGTTCTTGTTTGTCCTGTGCTCTGAGAGTG TGCCCCGATTCATCAAGTACACGGGCTACGGAAATGCTGCTGGCCTCCTGGCTGCCAGGGGCCTCATGGCGGGGGGCCGGCCTGAGGGCCAGTATTCGGAGGAcgaggacacagacacagaggagtACAAGGAAGCCAAGGCCAG CATAAACCCAGTGACCGGGAGAGTGGAAGAAGAGCCACCCAACCCCATGGAGGGCATGACGGAGGAGCAGAAGGAACATGAGGCCATGAAGCTGGTGAACATGTTTGACAAGCTCTCCAG GCACAGAGTCATCCAGCCTATGGGGATGAGTCCCCGGGGTCAGCTCACATCCCTGCAGGATGCCATTTGTGAGACCATGGAAGGGCAGCTCTCCTCAGAACCTGACTCAGACCCCGACTGA
- the RIC8A gene encoding synembryn-A isoform X1, translated as MEPRVVADAVETGEEDVIMEALRTYNRENSQSFTFDDAQQEDRKRLAELLVSVLERGLPSSQRVTWLQSIRILTRDRSCLDPFTSRESLHALASYAGIALEGSVPEPLDMDVVLESLKCLCNLVLSSPVAQVLAAEARLVVRLAERVGLYHKSSFPHEVQFFDLRLLFLLTALRTDARQQLFQELQGVRLLTDALELTLGMTPEMGPPELLPPQETERAMEILKVLFNITFDSIKREVDEEDAALYRHLGTILRHCVMVAAAGDRTEEFHGHTVNLLANLPLKCLDVLLTLEPREGSLEFLGVNMDVIRVLLSFLEKRLHQTHRLKESVAPVLSVLTECARVHRPARKFLKAQVLPPLRDVRTRPEVGDLLRNKLVRLMTHLDTDVKRVAAEFLFVLCSESVPRFIKYTGYGNAAGLLAARGLMAGGRPEGQYSEDEDTDTEEYKEAKASSINPVTGRVEEEPPNPMEGMTEEQKEHEAMKLVNMFDKLSRHRVIQPMGMSPRGQLTSLQDAICETMEGQLSSEPDSDPD; from the exons ATGGAACCTCGGGTGGTGGCGGATGCTGTGGAGACAGGAGAGGAggatgtgattatggaggctctGCGCACGTACAACCGGGAG AACTCCCAGAGTTTCACGTTTGATGATGCCCAACAGGAGGACAGGAAG AGACTGGCAGAGCTGCTGGTCTCGGTCCTGGAGCGGGGCTTGCCATCCTCCCAACGTGTCACCTGGCTGCAGAGCATCCGCATCCTGACCAGGGACCGCAGCTGCCTAGACCCTTTCACCAGCCGCGAGAGCCTGCATGCACTTGCCTCCTATGCAGGCATCGCCTTGGAGGGGTCCGTCCCAGAGCCTCTGGACATGGACGTTGTACTCGAGTCTCTTAAGTGCCTGTGCAACCTCGTGCTCAGCAGCCCGGTGGCACAGGTGCTGGCCGCAGAAGCCCGCCTAGTGGTGAGGCTCGCAGAGCGCGTGGGGCTGTATCACAAGAGCAGCTTCCCACATGAAGTCCAGTTCTTTGACTTGCGCCTCCTCTTCCTGCTAACGGCTCTTCGCACTGATGCCCGCCAGCAGCTGTTTCAGGAGTTGCAGGGGGTGCGCCTGCTGACTGATGCCCTGGAGCTGACACTGGGAATGACCCCTGAGATGGGTCCTCCTgagctccttcctccccaggaaaCTGAGCGGGCCATGGAGATCCTCAAAGTGCTCTTCAACATCACCTTTGACTCCATCAAGAGGGAGGTGGATGAG GAAGATGCTGCCCTTTATCGGCACCTGGGGACCATTCTGCGGCACTGTGTGATGGTCGCTGCTGCTGGGGACCGCACAGAAGAGTTTCACGG CCACACAGTGAATCTCTTGGCAAATTTGCCCCTCAAGTGTCTGGATGTCCTTCTTACCCTGGAGCCACGTGAAGGTTCCCTAGAGTTCCTGGGAGTAAACATGGATGTGATTCGTGTCCTCCTCAGCTTCTTAGAAAAACGTCTGCACCAG ACGCACAGGCTGAAAGAGAGCGTGGCCCCCGTACTGAGCGTGCTGACGGAGTGTGCCCGCGTGCACCGCCCTGCAAGGAAGTTCCTGAAGGCCCAG GTGCTGCCCCCACTGCGGGACGTGAGGACCCGGCCGGAGGTCGGAGACCTGTTGAGGAACAAGCTCGTTCGCCTTATGACACACCTGGATACTGATGTGAAGAGAGTGGCAGCTGAGTTCTTGTTTGTCCTGTGCTCTGAGAGTG TGCCCCGATTCATCAAGTACACGGGCTACGGAAATGCTGCTGGCCTCCTGGCTGCCAGGGGCCTCATGGCGGGGGGCCGGCCTGAGGGCCAGTATTCGGAGGAcgaggacacagacacagaggagtACAAGGAAGCCAAGGCCAG CAGCATAAACCCAGTGACCGGGAGAGTGGAAGAAGAGCCACCCAACCCCATGGAGGGCATGACGGAGGAGCAGAAGGAACATGAGGCCATGAAGCTGGTGAACATGTTTGACAAGCTCTCCAG GCACAGAGTCATCCAGCCTATGGGGATGAGTCCCCGGGGTCAGCTCACATCCCTGCAGGATGCCATTTGTGAGACCATGGAAGGGCAGCTCTCCTCAGAACCTGACTCAGACCCCGACTGA